Proteins found in one Proteiniborus sp. DW1 genomic segment:
- a CDS encoding GNAT family N-acetyltransferase encodes MCEVRGNRVKVRLLTYEDVLEMRNWGKHDDPLFKDYNFPNFSDDEVRSWFNYRTSRKNTRCFSVLDEEDRMIGYINIRNIKKIMRAARLGIVFNPDVLNRGYGSDALMAVLGYYFDVMKMNTLYLDVAKFNKRAIRCYEKCGFKITREYQSKHSNLMEQAYDEKSHVWNEEYFTIKNNIVYCKYYEMKVQKR; translated from the coding sequence GTGTGTGAAGTAAGAGGAAATAGGGTTAAGGTAAGGTTGCTGACATATGAAGATGTGCTTGAGATGAGAAACTGGGGTAAGCATGATGATCCATTATTTAAGGACTATAATTTTCCGAATTTTAGTGATGATGAGGTTAGAAGCTGGTTTAATTATAGGACTTCTAGAAAAAATACTAGATGTTTTTCAGTTTTAGATGAGGAAGATAGAATGATAGGCTATATAAATATAAGGAACATCAAAAAGATAATGAGAGCTGCTAGACTTGGCATAGTATTTAATCCTGATGTACTGAATAGAGGATATGGTTCTGACGCATTAATGGCCGTATTAGGTTATTATTTTGATGTTATGAAAATGAATACCTTGTATTTAGATGTGGCTAAATTTAATAAGCGTGCAATAAGATGCTATGAAAAATGTGGATTCAAAATAACACGAGAGTACCAATCAAAGCACTCAAACCTTATGGAGCAAGCATACGATGAGAAAAGTCATGTATGGAATGAAGAGTATTTTACAATCAAAAATAATATAGTTTATTGTAAATACTATGAGATGAAGGTTCAAAAAAGGTAA
- the dnaB gene encoding replicative DNA helicase: protein MSTEMQALGRVPPHSIEGEQSVLGSMILDKNAIIAATEILKPSDFYKEAHREIYEAILEIYNRDEPVDLITLSDELKKRNTLDAVGGILYLADLSEAISTTANIRFYCEIVEEKSILRRLISASNDIIAKGYEADEDINVIIDAAEKKIFEITQKRSSEGLDPIKEVLLESFSRIEQMALNKSDLTGLTTGFIDLDQKTSGLQKSDLVLVAARPSMGKTAFSVNLSVNAALKGNASVAIFSLEMSKEQLVQRMLSSESHVELQKIINGRLDEEDWPKLLRAMGPLSQAKIFIDDTPGITLMEMKAKCRRLKMEKGLDLIMIDYLQLMSGEGRNENRQQEISAISRGLKGLAKEMDCPVIALSQLSRAPEIRADHRPILSDLRESGAIEQDADIVMFLYRDDYYHPDSEKKNIGEVIIAKHRNGPTGTVELVFMGEYTKFLNLEKPRQ, encoded by the coding sequence ATGTCAACCGAAATGCAAGCATTAGGCAGAGTACCTCCTCATAGCATTGAAGGTGAACAGTCAGTATTAGGTTCAATGATACTTGATAAAAATGCAATAATAGCAGCTACAGAGATATTAAAGCCTAGCGATTTTTATAAGGAAGCTCATAGGGAAATATATGAGGCAATTTTAGAAATCTATAATAGAGATGAGCCAGTAGATTTAATAACTTTGTCTGATGAGCTTAAAAAAAGGAATACCTTAGATGCTGTAGGAGGAATTTTATATCTTGCAGATTTATCTGAGGCTATTTCTACTACTGCCAACATAAGATTTTATTGTGAAATAGTTGAAGAAAAATCAATACTAAGAAGACTCATTAGTGCTTCTAATGATATTATAGCAAAGGGATATGAAGCAGATGAAGATATAAATGTAATCATAGACGCAGCAGAGAAAAAAATATTTGAGATTACTCAAAAAAGAAGTAGTGAAGGGTTGGATCCTATAAAAGAAGTGCTTCTTGAAAGTTTCTCTAGAATTGAGCAAATGGCATTAAATAAGAGTGATTTGACTGGGCTTACAACAGGTTTTATAGATTTGGATCAAAAGACATCAGGCCTCCAAAAATCTGACCTTGTCCTTGTCGCAGCTAGACCATCTATGGGTAAGACTGCCTTTTCCGTTAATCTTTCAGTTAATGCTGCATTAAAAGGAAATGCATCGGTAGCCATATTTAGTCTTGAGATGTCAAAAGAACAGTTGGTACAGCGTATGTTAAGTTCTGAATCTCATGTGGAACTACAGAAGATAATAAATGGTAGACTAGATGAAGAAGATTGGCCAAAGCTTTTAAGGGCCATGGGACCACTGTCTCAAGCTAAAATATTTATTGATGATACACCAGGTATTACTTTAATGGAAATGAAGGCTAAGTGCAGGAGACTTAAGATGGAGAAGGGTTTAGACCTTATAATGATAGATTACTTGCAGCTAATGTCAGGTGAAGGAAGAAATGAAAATAGGCAGCAAGAAATTTCAGCTATTTCAAGAGGATTAAAAGGGTTGGCTAAGGAGATGGATTGTCCAGTAATAGCCCTATCACAGCTATCTCGTGCACCTGAAATTAGGGCTGATCATAGACCTATACTTTCAGATCTTCGTGAATCTGGAGCCATAGAGCAGGATGCTGATATTGTAATGTTTCTATATAGAGATGATTATTATCACCCTGATTCTGAAAAGAAAAATATTGGGGAAGTTATTATAGCAAAACATCGTAATGGACCTACAGGTACTGTAGAGCTAGTATTTATGGGAGAATACACCAAGTTTTTAAATTTAGAAAAACCGAGACAATAG
- the rplI gene encoding 50S ribosomal protein L9 encodes MKVILLQDVKGLGKKGEIVNAKDGYARNFLFPKNLAKEATEGNVKVLEEQKAAKRIKEEEELAKAKELAEKISELTVELKGKSGENGKLFGSITTKDVSDALKKQHNIDIDKRKMDIEGGNIKTIGTTIVDVKVYPNVSAKLKVKVTEE; translated from the coding sequence ATGAAGGTTATTTTACTTCAAGATGTAAAAGGACTAGGCAAAAAAGGAGAAATAGTTAACGCAAAGGATGGATATGCAAGAAACTTTTTATTTCCTAAAAATCTTGCTAAGGAAGCAACAGAGGGAAATGTGAAAGTATTAGAAGAACAAAAAGCTGCAAAGAGAATTAAAGAGGAAGAGGAGCTTGCTAAAGCTAAAGAACTAGCAGAAAAGATATCAGAATTGACTGTAGAGTTAAAAGGAAAATCAGGTGAAAATGGGAAGCTATTTGGTTCCATAACAACAAAAGATGTATCAGATGCACTTAAAAAGCAACATAATATAGACATAGATAAAAGAAAAATGGACATTGAAGGTGGGAACATAAAGACTATAGGAACTACCATAGTAGATGTAAAGGTATATCCTAATGTTTCAGCAAAATTGAAGGTAAAAGTAACAGAGGAATAG
- a CDS encoding DHH family phosphoesterase, translating into MSNKRIFNILVPDSKLYLLIIGVLIVIIAFYEPRIAAIGVLLLGYLIYYHWKNIHLKKLEWTKYIESLTTGLDTATKYAIINLPIPLVMVETDGTITWYNTKFLQIADSEKLLDENIKDIMLGFNIDSILNRKEDTPIEVSIKDKYYKVLYNVVQKGKSRENREEYIIMLYWIDNTGFTTLKTKYNDEKVNVGIIQIDNYDDVRNNTDEASRPIVFVEVDKILNSLASRVGGFIRKYENDKYLLVFENKYLEILEAKKFEVLDSVREVDLGNGIPVTLSIGIGVNGKSLSQQFEYANAALDIALGRGGDQAVVKRIDKLSFYGGKSKAVEKRTKVKARVISHALRQLIDQSEKVFIMGHKNGDMDSFGASIGIYRAVKNRDKQAYIVLSGVNPSIKNIFDRLKTEHPEYLEDIITPEQARNLADKESLCVLVDNHRPSYAEAPHLLEIIDKVVLIDHHRRGADFIEDPVLSYLEPYASSTCELVTEILNYMGEKISINKFEAEALLAGITVDTKNFTFQTGVRTFEAASFLRRAGADTTSVRQLFKDDINTFITKAEVVKEAKIIDDKIAISKLRKESKDSVLIAAESANDLLNINGVMASFVLVVSDGRIHISGRSLGDISVQLILEKLGGGGHLAVAGAQLDNVDIDEAEEMLKEAIREYFEEGEK; encoded by the coding sequence ATGTCAAATAAAAGAATATTTAATATTCTAGTTCCAGATTCAAAGCTCTATTTGCTAATAATTGGAGTTCTAATAGTTATTATTGCTTTCTATGAACCGAGGATTGCTGCAATAGGAGTGTTACTATTAGGATATCTAATATATTATCATTGGAAAAACATCCATCTTAAGAAACTAGAATGGACAAAGTATATAGAGAGCTTGACTACTGGACTAGATACAGCTACAAAATATGCTATAATAAACTTGCCAATACCTCTTGTAATGGTGGAAACTGATGGTACAATTACTTGGTATAATACAAAATTCCTTCAGATAGCTGACTCAGAAAAGCTCCTAGATGAAAACATTAAGGATATTATGCTAGGATTTAACATAGACAGTATTCTGAATAGGAAAGAAGACACACCTATAGAAGTATCTATTAAGGACAAATATTATAAGGTTCTGTATAATGTTGTTCAGAAAGGCAAAAGCAGAGAAAATAGAGAAGAATATATTATAATGCTATATTGGATAGATAATACAGGTTTTACGACATTAAAGACTAAGTACAATGATGAAAAGGTTAATGTAGGTATAATTCAAATAGATAATTATGACGATGTCAGAAACAACACAGATGAAGCCAGTAGACCTATAGTGTTTGTTGAGGTAGATAAAATTCTTAACTCACTAGCTTCTAGAGTAGGCGGGTTTATTAGAAAATATGAAAATGACAAATATTTATTGGTTTTTGAAAATAAATATTTAGAAATTCTAGAAGCTAAGAAATTTGAAGTTCTTGATAGTGTAAGGGAAGTAGACTTAGGTAACGGAATACCTGTAACACTAAGCATAGGTATAGGAGTAAATGGTAAAAGTCTTAGTCAACAATTTGAATATGCAAATGCTGCCCTCGACATAGCTTTAGGTAGGGGTGGGGACCAAGCAGTTGTAAAAAGAATAGATAAATTAAGTTTTTATGGAGGAAAGAGTAAGGCCGTTGAGAAAAGGACTAAAGTAAAAGCAAGGGTAATATCTCATGCTTTAAGACAGCTTATTGACCAATCGGAAAAAGTTTTTATTATGGGACATAAGAATGGAGATATGGATAGCTTTGGAGCTTCTATAGGGATATATAGGGCTGTTAAAAATAGAGATAAGCAAGCCTATATAGTTTTAAGCGGAGTAAATCCATCTATAAAAAATATTTTTGATAGACTAAAAACAGAACATCCAGAGTATTTAGAAGATATTATAACGCCAGAGCAAGCTAGAAATTTAGCAGACAAAGAATCTCTGTGTGTTTTAGTAGATAACCATAGACCAAGCTATGCCGAAGCACCTCATCTTCTGGAAATAATTGATAAGGTTGTGCTTATAGACCACCATAGAAGAGGGGCAGACTTTATTGAGGACCCAGTATTATCTTATCTTGAACCATATGCATCCTCTACATGTGAGTTAGTTACAGAGATACTTAATTATATGGGAGAAAAGATAAGTATCAATAAGTTTGAGGCAGAAGCTCTTTTGGCAGGTATCACTGTAGATACTAAAAACTTTACTTTCCAGACAGGAGTAAGGACATTTGAAGCTGCATCCTTTCTAAGGAGGGCAGGAGCTGATACTACTTCTGTGAGACAACTTTTCAAGGATGATATAAATACATTTATTACAAAAGCTGAGGTAGTAAAAGAAGCTAAAATAATAGACGATAAAATAGCCATATCTAAACTAAGAAAAGAAAGCAAGGATTCTGTTCTCATAGCTGCTGAGTCAGCAAATGACCTTCTCAATATAAATGGAGTAATGGCATCTTTTGTTTTAGTTGTCAGTGATGGAAGAATACACATTAGTGGAAGGTCCCTAGGTGATATTAGTGTACAACTTATACTAGAAAAGCTAGGTGGCGGTGGTCATTTAGCGGTGGCTGGAGCCCAGCTAGATAATGTGGATATAGATGAAGCAGAAGAAATGCTAAAAGAAGCAATAAGAGAATATTTTGAGGAAGGTGAAAAATAA
- a CDS encoding DUF2232 domain-containing protein: MNLGEKTTRIAETAIITTIMTLIIIFGYSIVPIIIFFYPVPFIILGVRHKTRYNIYSIVCSSILIGVLTDIFTGILIFLAFGLISIVLTYMINNKYKPQQILICGAMAAIVTILISIAIMGYVTGVSFLSEINATLTESLRIQLDILKEMQLSTYEMSVIKDMLIATVETIIIMIPAIIIISSVFIVYLNYWMSTAILKRLGYKSVEIPRFMHFRLPNNAIMGSLVIIGAALVFRYMKILYYETIFINTIILISFVFFIQGLSVVVFLMNKRKMHKIVKAIIIFLIIINVPLSLIISLIGFLDAGLDFRKLKRVE, from the coding sequence TTGAACTTAGGAGAAAAAACAACCCGGATTGCAGAGACTGCTATTATAACAACAATTATGACATTGATTATAATTTTTGGGTATAGTATAGTTCCTATAATCATATTTTTTTATCCTGTACCTTTTATAATTCTTGGAGTAAGGCATAAGACAAGATACAATATATATTCAATAGTATGCTCTAGCATACTAATCGGAGTACTCACTGATATATTTACTGGGATTCTAATATTTTTAGCATTTGGGTTGATTTCTATAGTACTAACCTATATGATAAATAATAAGTATAAACCACAGCAAATATTAATTTGTGGAGCCATGGCTGCCATAGTAACTATACTAATATCAATAGCAATTATGGGGTATGTGACAGGTGTTAGCTTCTTATCCGAGATTAATGCTACTTTGACGGAATCTCTGAGGATTCAGCTAGACATACTAAAAGAAATGCAGCTTTCTACATATGAAATGTCTGTAATAAAAGATATGTTAATAGCAACAGTAGAGACTATAATAATAATGATACCTGCAATTATAATAATTTCTTCTGTTTTCATTGTATATCTGAACTATTGGATGTCTACTGCAATACTTAAAAGATTAGGCTATAAATCAGTTGAAATACCTAGATTTATGCACTTTAGGCTTCCTAATAATGCTATAATGGGTTCTTTAGTCATAATAGGAGCAGCTTTAGTATTTAGATATATGAAAATTTTATATTATGAGACAATATTTATTAATACGATAATTTTAATATCCTTTGTTTTTTTCATTCAAGGATTGTCAGTTGTGGTTTTCTTGATGAATAAGAGAAAGATGCATAAGATTGTAAAGGCCATAATTATTTTTCTAATAATTATAAATGTTCCACTGAGTTTAATAATTTCACTCATAGGATTCCTAGATGCAGGGCTGGATTTTAGAAAATTGAAAAGAGTGGAATAA
- a CDS encoding MazG-like family protein, with amino-acid sequence MSLNDKNIDVTKNIKVIEWLKSELLMAVASLYDLLVRGIQNSHDAVLDAISNVIFVTYLLGKRLGVSYESIDTKVEEKAKLALLEEHKIEKWYGDIGSLLEHLKRKRV; translated from the coding sequence ATGTCATTAAATGACAAGAATATTGATGTGACAAAAAATATAAAGGTAATAGAGTGGCTTAAAAGCGAGCTTCTTATGGCTGTTGCTTCCTTATATGATCTTCTAGTAAGGGGTATTCAAAATAGTCACGATGCAGTTCTTGATGCAATATCAAATGTAATATTTGTAACATACTTACTTGGAAAAAGACTCGGTGTATCCTATGAAAGCATAGATACAAAAGTAGAAGAAAAAGCTAAATTGGCTCTTTTAGAGGAACATAAAATTGAGAAGTGGTATGGAGACATAGGTAGTTTATTGGAGCATTTAAAGAGAAAAAGAGTTTGA
- the rpsR gene encoding 30S ribosomal protein S18 yields the protein MAQPGRKFRTKKRVCSFCVDNATSISYKDVNKLKKYVTERGKILPRRISGNCALHQRQLTRAIKRARQVALLPYTAD from the coding sequence ATGGCACAACCAGGAAGAAAATTTAGAACTAAGAAGAGAGTTTGCAGTTTCTGTGTTGATAATGCTACTAGCATAAGCTATAAAGATGTAAATAAGCTTAAGAAATATGTTACTGAAAGAGGAAAGATACTTCCTAGAAGAATTTCAGGAAACTGTGCTTTACATCAAAGACAGTTAACTCGTGCTATAAAAAGAGCAAGACAAGTTGCACTTTTACCATATACAGCAGACTAA
- the ssb gene encoding single-stranded DNA-binding protein, translating into MNSVVLIGRLTRDPELRYLSTGMAVSRFSIAVDKDLSREKKQEFESKGQPTADFINIVVWGKQAENCANYLVKGRLVAIQGRIQTGSYTAQDGTKRYTTDVVADRVQFLEWGEARQGSQSQNREFNQNFNQSRDFGMDIDMDGFHPTDDDDIPF; encoded by the coding sequence GTGAATAGTGTAGTACTCATTGGAAGATTGACAAGAGACCCTGAACTGAGATATCTGTCTACTGGAATGGCAGTTTCTAGATTTAGCATAGCGGTGGATAAAGACTTATCGAGAGAAAAAAAGCAGGAATTTGAGAGTAAAGGACAACCTACGGCAGACTTTATAAATATAGTAGTTTGGGGAAAACAGGCTGAAAACTGTGCAAACTATTTAGTTAAGGGCAGACTTGTAGCAATTCAAGGACGTATTCAAACAGGAAGCTATACAGCTCAAGATGGAACTAAGAGATATACTACAGATGTAGTAGCTGATAGAGTTCAATTCCTTGAATGGGGAGAAGCTAGACAAGGTAGCCAAAGTCAAAATAGAGAATTTAATCAAAACTTTAATCAGAGCAGAGATTTCGGTATGGATATAGATATGGATGGATTCCATCCTACGGACGATGATGATATTCCATTCTAG
- the rpsF gene encoding 30S ribosomal protein S6, with protein sequence MRKYEIVLIFAPNMEEEARNTLVERFKGIVETNGTVDNVDVWGSRKLAYEINDFQEGYYVLLNITSGADVVDEVDRIAKITDNVIRHMIIREDE encoded by the coding sequence ATGAGAAAATATGAAATTGTTTTAATCTTTGCACCAAATATGGAAGAAGAAGCAAGAAATACTCTTGTTGAAAGATTCAAAGGTATAGTTGAGACAAATGGTACAGTTGATAATGTTGATGTATGGGGAAGCAGAAAGCTTGCTTATGAAATCAATGATTTTCAAGAAGGTTACTATGTACTATTAAATATCACTTCTGGTGCAGATGTTGTAGATGAAGTAGACAGAATTGCTAAAATTACAGACAATGTAATTAGACACATGATAATTAGAGAAGATGAATAA
- a CDS encoding site-2 protease family protein codes for MISIIRHIAYALFIIIGSYLLWYFSIIIHEVGHLIAALINGHRFISITVGPVKIYRAEKGLKISFFKEWNGLCQTVPEKDVIMDSEKLNRVTRKVILAGPISNVIFVLLLFILIFVFFGNSRMLPIILSLTLAPLVFTIYSFKIEFDGGWSDIAVYSMLKSKTKKEVMEACLRIHYLVLSIDSVDELERGTSIKNINSSDIDLLLSSGDVRFEYLALWYAYEYYKAIGNIAKAEEMKGKQSLLHDKVNELARSSLMIHD; via the coding sequence ATGATAAGTATAATTAGGCATATAGCTTATGCATTGTTTATAATAATTGGCTCTTATTTACTGTGGTACTTTTCTATTATCATACATGAAGTTGGGCATCTGATAGCAGCTCTCATTAATGGACACAGATTTATTTCAATCACTGTAGGTCCTGTTAAGATATATAGAGCTGAGAAAGGACTAAAAATTTCTTTTTTTAAGGAATGGAATGGGCTTTGCCAAACTGTACCAGAAAAAGATGTGATTATGGACTCAGAAAAGTTAAACAGAGTCACTAGAAAAGTAATTTTAGCTGGTCCAATATCTAATGTTATTTTTGTTTTACTACTATTTATATTAATATTTGTGTTTTTTGGAAATAGTCGAATGTTACCAATTATTTTATCACTGACACTTGCGCCATTAGTTTTTACAATTTATTCTTTTAAAATTGAATTTGATGGTGGATGGTCTGATATTGCAGTATATTCTATGCTAAAAAGCAAAACAAAAAAAGAAGTTATGGAAGCCTGTTTAAGAATTCATTATCTAGTGCTTAGTATAGACTCAGTTGATGAACTAGAGAGGGGCACAAGTATTAAAAACATAAATTCTAGTGATATAGATTTATTATTAAGTTCTGGTGATGTTAGATTTGAATACTTGGCATTATGGTATGCATATGAATATTATAAGGCTATTGGCAATATAGCTAAAGCAGAAGAAATGAAAGGAAAGCAATCATTATTACATGATAAAGTAAATGAATTGGCTAGAAGCAGTTTAATGATACATGATTAA
- a CDS encoding ATP-binding cassette domain-containing protein, producing MGQVFSEHDIIILGGEKVFIDKWLKSYDVELRSSKHINIIQIIADAITSAIRTVIPISVLLLGAKMVQQDIISIGVLFAFNSVSGAFVDPIISIGQNVSTIVALDVYFKRIKDVINSTPEQVELENNERFVLNSIELRNISYKYNMFGNNIIEDIDMYIERGQSVAFVGLSGSGKSTILKLLLGIYKVSSGKILYNGIDINDMDVRSLRSSAGVVLQESKLFTGTIRDNIVMNRDVTEEELISACKKALIFDDIMNTPLKFDTIVSEQGMNFSGGQRQRILIARALVNNPSMIIFDEATSNLDNLIEKAIYENLNELDCIKIIVAHRLSTIKNVDKIVCIHNSRVVEVGNHDELMSRKGFYYYLYENEEKNK from the coding sequence ATAGGACAGGTTTTCTCCGAACATGATATAATAATATTAGGAGGAGAAAAAGTTTTTATAGATAAATGGTTGAAAAGCTATGATGTTGAACTGAGATCTAGTAAGCACATAAATATCATTCAGATAATAGCAGATGCTATAACTTCAGCTATTAGAACAGTAATCCCAATATCAGTTTTATTGCTAGGGGCTAAAATGGTTCAGCAAGATATTATATCAATAGGAGTTTTATTTGCATTTAACTCTGTATCAGGAGCTTTTGTAGATCCAATTATTAGCATTGGTCAGAATGTTTCTACTATTGTTGCACTAGATGTTTATTTTAAGAGGATTAAGGATGTAATTAATAGTACACCAGAGCAAGTTGAGCTGGAAAACAATGAAAGATTTGTGTTAAATAGTATTGAATTAAGAAATATATCTTATAAATATAATATGTTTGGAAATAACATAATAGAGGACATAGATATGTATATAGAAAGAGGACAAAGTGTTGCTTTTGTTGGCCTATCTGGGTCTGGGAAAAGTACTATTTTAAAACTATTATTGGGAATTTATAAGGTTTCTTCTGGAAAGATACTATATAATGGAATTGATATAAATGATATGGATGTAAGAAGCTTAAGATCTTCTGCAGGTGTGGTACTACAAGAATCCAAACTATTTACTGGAACAATTAGAGACAATATTGTAATGAATCGTGATGTTACAGAAGAGGAACTTATATCTGCATGTAAAAAAGCCCTTATATTTGATGATATAATGAATACACCTTTGAAATTTGACACTATAGTTTCTGAGCAAGGTATGAATTTTTCTGGTGGACAAAGACAGCGTATATTAATTGCACGTGCTCTTGTCAATAATCCTTCTATGATTATTTTTGATGAAGCTACAAGCAATTTAGATAATTTAATAGAAAAAGCTATTTATGAAAATCTTAATGAGCTAGATTGTATAAAAATAATAGTAGCTCATAGACTATCTACTATCAAAAATGTTGATAAAATAGTATGTATACACAATTCAAGAGTAGTAGAAGTTGGTAATCACGACGAGCTTATGAGTAGAAAGGGTTTTTACTACTATCTATATGAGAACGAGGAGAAAAACAAATAA
- the msrA gene encoding peptide-methionine (S)-S-oxide reductase MsrA yields the protein MKEIILAGGCFWGVEEYMSRIDGIIETRVGYANGTTHNPSYEDVCKGNTGHAEACIVRYDENIISLEELLDKFWKVIDPTSINKQGGDVGHQYRTGIYYIDDADLPIIEKSLEKEQKKYDKKIVTEVEPLNCFYSAEEYHQKYLKKNPGGYCHIDLSSM from the coding sequence ATGAAGGAAATCATATTGGCAGGAGGATGCTTTTGGGGTGTAGAAGAATATATGTCTAGAATAGATGGGATAATAGAGACTAGAGTTGGTTATGCAAATGGTACAACTCATAATCCTAGCTATGAGGATGTATGTAAGGGAAACACAGGCCATGCAGAGGCTTGCATAGTCAGATATGACGAAAATATCATTTCATTAGAAGAGTTGCTAGACAAATTTTGGAAGGTGATAGATCCTACATCTATCAATAAACAGGGTGGAGATGTAGGTCATCAATACAGAACAGGAATATACTATATAGACGATGCAGACTTACCTATTATAGAAAAATCATTAGAAAAAGAGCAAAAAAAATATGACAAAAAAATAGTGACAGAGGTAGAGCCTTTGAACTGCTTCTATAGTGCAGAAGAATATCATCAAAAATACTTAAAGAAAAATCCTGGAGGCTATTGTCATATAGATTTAAGCTCTATGTAA
- a CDS encoding DUF951 domain-containing protein translates to MIVKYNVGDVVQLKKAHPCGENKWEIMRTGVDFRLKCLGCERLVWLARRDFEKRVKKVIISNSQSAEE, encoded by the coding sequence GTGATTGTTAAATATAATGTTGGAGATGTGGTACAGCTTAAAAAAGCCCACCCCTGTGGTGAAAATAAATGGGAAATCATGAGAACAGGAGTCGACTTTAGGCTTAAATGCTTAGGCTGTGAACGTTTAGTATGGCTGGCTAGAAGAGACTTTGAAAAGAGAGTTAAAAAGGTTATTATCAGCAACTCTCAGTCAGCAGAAGAGTAA
- a CDS encoding DUF3343 domain-containing protein yields the protein MKEEVYFVVAFDSTHYAIQGEKTLKNSNIDIKVIPTPREITASCGLSIRFNPEYYEKVKNVLEEASLSIGGIYKLVKNESGRFASKVS from the coding sequence ATGAAGGAAGAAGTATATTTTGTAGTAGCCTTTGATTCAACACATTATGCAATACAAGGCGAAAAGACTTTAAAAAACAGTAATATTGATATAAAAGTAATACCAACTCCCAGAGAAATAACCGCAAGCTGTGGATTATCCATAAGATTTAATCCAGAGTATTATGAGAAAGTAAAAAATGTTTTAGAAGAAGCTTCATTATCTATAGGTGGTATATATAAGCTAGTAAAGAATGAATCTGGTAGATTTGCAAGCAAAGTTAGTTAG
- the yedF gene encoding sulfurtransferase-like selenium metabolism protein YedF encodes MKREVDARKQACPKPVIMTKKALDDIADGVVTTIVDNEVAKENVSKLAKSLNYEYKVEKGQADEYYIHITKGEVAKESYEDNACPPNIFKDLVIVFGNDKLGEGSDELGNILMKGYIYTLTESTPFPSALLFLNSGVRLTVEGSPVLDDLKKLQSEGVEILSCGTCLDFYNLKDKLSVGEVTNMYTIVEKMKNATNTITL; translated from the coding sequence GTGAAAAGAGAAGTTGATGCTAGAAAACAGGCTTGTCCAAAACCAGTTATAATGACTAAAAAAGCATTAGATGATATAGCAGATGGAGTAGTGACTACTATTGTAGATAATGAAGTAGCAAAAGAAAATGTATCTAAGCTTGCTAAAAGTCTAAACTATGAATATAAAGTAGAAAAGGGTCAAGCTGATGAGTACTATATTCATATTACAAAAGGAGAAGTAGCTAAGGAATCTTATGAAGATAATGCTTGTCCACCTAATATTTTTAAGGATTTGGTAATAGTATTTGGTAATGATAAGCTTGGAGAAGGCTCAGATGAGCTTGGGAATATACTTATGAAAGGATATATTTATACTCTAACTGAGTCAACACCGTTCCCTTCTGCATTGCTATTTTTAAATAGTGGTGTTAGACTTACAGTAGAAGGCTCTCCAGTGTTAGACGATTTAAAGAAGCTCCAGTCTGAGGGAGTAGAGATATTATCTTGTGGAACTTGCCTAGATTTTTATAATTTAAAGGATAAACTAAGTGTTGGTGAAGTAACTAATATGTATACAATTGTAGAAAAAATGAAAAATGCAACAAACACAATAACTTTATAA